gggttgataccatttgttacacagatttggtgataaatgtaaccatttttttaccacttgagaattgatcaaaatgatcaataatccctccaaattaCAACATTAAGAccccaagaccttgaggaacaccatagaaaaatccatgctgtgattttgggatcaaaaactttcaacatttggagatttctgaaggatttgcatttttcggcaatcggatggcgagcacttctgttctggaaaccgctcagaaaccccccttattgtcaatctagctaggaaagccatccatcctctcaatgctctagttctctagtttgtggctgtaaagtttcatcaggctgtgattatcctagaggtcaccacgggtcattttatacagtgaggtcaagtttaaaaaaaataaatggcctcactacaatgaaatggctcctatggggactaacatcatcacacaggaATACAGTTGAggtcattggatccacaagattCTCAcctttacagtgataccaaattgatgtaattcaagactgtttaaggaccccagtatgcagaaatatcaccatttataaatgcaaaaaaactgcgatgtgattatcataaagtgtctgtaaaggggacactTGTGGGAcctattttcatttacatatctttgAAGTCAGCGGTCAAAGAACCCCTTTTGAAAACcaacatgccagtttttccctggccaaaatgtagcctaactttggagcattaatTACTTCCcgacatgacatggttggcactgtaccaatggattcattaaaTTGTCTAGTTTGACCTAGATTGACTTAATTATTTAACCTTTTCTAGGTCAACAACACATAATCTAGCACAAAAAGTTCTGCAACACCACCATTAGCTGCACCTGTAAAATGGGCTTTAGGGGAATTACATTAATATCGTTTTTATTTCCTGGTGTCATAATACTCGTGATGAAGAGCATGACGTCAGAGAGCACGCTGAGCAGGTGTGAGCAGGAGAGGTGACGCGGTGACGTCACTGACGCGCTCATAAAAAGCCATGTGAGTGCTGGAGAGATTCATTGAGTCTCTGCGCAGCGGGGAAAGAAACACACGAGATGATCTGGACCGTTTTCCTGCTGGTGCAAGCTGTGCTGCTTTATGTTATCCTCACACACAGGTCGAGGTGAGTTGATCACTTATATTATCCTATTGTACTACATggtgtaaatatactgtaatatcTGCAAGAACAAGGAAGGCAGGGGAAATACTCCTTGAAATCTGATGTCAAATATTTTCTTGTAATGTCTGTGAAGTAAATTTGTGGCCGGTttaaatatcaaatatatatatatagtgtatggGTATTAATAACTTTGTGGTTTACctatttattgtgttattgtgcttTTGTTTCTTCTCCAATCTGAGGAATGTGGTTGAACCACAACAGTGTTGAAGTGTTTTGGGAAGCTTTGCACTTCACTGCTTTTCCTTTGAGGCaattacaaattacaaaaaaatatatatatataatatatattatatatatataatataataatatatattttaaataatccaAGTTGTTGTCATGATAAAAAAGTTAGTCATACAAACACAGACTCCACTGTAATGTTTTATCAATGTGGCAGACAACAAAAGGATATGCATGTGTCCactattgttgttttattgtccAGAGGACTGGATGTTTAGTTGTGTCATCACCATGTCAGTATAAGATAAAGTGCCTAGCAGCTACTTGAAAATACACACTAAACaagtttaactttttttttgtattgtttcttTAGATCGAAGAACGATCCTCCTCTGGACAAAGGGGTGATCCCATGGTTAGGTCATGCACTGGAGTTTGGAAAAGATGCCTCCAAGTTCTTGAATCGAATGAAGCTGAAACACGGCGACATCTTCACAGTGAGTATAAAGAAACCTACTGCACCTCTGTAGATATTTAAATGTTCATATTTATGAGCACTTTAAAGGATTTCATATTGGAGTAAAAGTTCAACTTCAAAGTCTTTAAACTGCTCAGAacaaaaaatggaaaattattAAGTTTTATTATTAAGTTTCTATATATGACAAACTGAAGAAGATAATGTGATAAatcagctactaaatggacctcaTGATACAAGTATATTATtacttatattattatattgaatgCTTGGAAgttttgatgctaaatttagAGGGATTGCAACAGGAGAAAAGAGAAGTGTAAAGTGATAAAGTCAGTGAATTTACTTTCTGCTTGTTTTTATCTTATACAATCTAATCTAAGAGGCTAAAAGTCTTCAAATGTTACCGtagaatattttttaaagatttaagaATATGTTGATATTCATGTAGCAGCATGTTACTGTATGGATAACATGAATTTACTTTTATCAGGATACAGTATGACTTTCACTTATcatgaaacaaaaatacaaagttTGATATTTGACATGTTTCCAAGAAATGTGAGCTGAGTTTTGTATTCATTAAAAAGAGTAAAGGAATACTGCACTTCATCAGAGTCGGgttaatatataaaatacataactaTAATTACTACAACGTATTGTAGATATTATTACTGTGTTTATTGCATGTTATAATAATGCTGGCCTATTCGAGTTCTGTTCGAGTAATTATTTTATCTTCGTAAAGTGTCCTGAAAGGCCCTACCGATTAAatgtatcattattataattattattataaaacatgtaaacactcAGAAAATGCATGCAAAAATAATTGCATCTGTCTGCATCtcatatattttcacttttcccCCGGTGACGTACAGGTGCGTGCTGCTGGACGCTATGTGACGGTGCTGCTGGATCCGCACTCGTACGACACGGTCATCAACGACTCGGACTCCCTGGACTTCACTCGCTACGCTCAGGTGCTCATGGAGCGGATCTTTAACCTGCGGCTCCCGCATCACCAGCCGGCCAAAGCGAAATCCATGATGAAAAAGTATGTCCTTATTAGTTAATTACTCCAAACTGAAAGCTTGTACTGTgtaatttcattttcattttcacgtAAATGTAGAAGCGAGATTTGTTCGTGGAAATCCTCCCACTCGAGTTTCATGAAGAGCATCGCCCTGGGTATTTCTAAAAAACACCCTTCCTAATTTTGGAAATCTATTTTTAGGGCTTCTTGTTTTGTTATTGCTCAGACACCCAGTGAGATATTATCAAAGAAAGGAAGGCACAccctttttatattttaactttttaaaccTTCAAgttgcatcagtgtgtgtgcagctttcccctcctttctttgttttctcATGGTGTTAAGTTTTATTACCTCAGGGAGAATAGGGCAATCAAACAAACATGTAGCTCTAATAATGTGTGTCATGTCAACACCATCAATCAGTGTGGTATGAATTACAGTATTCCTCTCTGTGGTAAACAGCATTTAGCCTTCTTTTAACTCTTATTGTaccttttgttttgtgtccgCAGGCACTTCCAGGGAATGAATTTGGCCACCGTGAACAGCACCATGAGCAGACACCTGCAGGCCTCGCTGAAAGCCGAGATGCCTCAGAACCAGAAAGACTGGAAAGAGGAGGGACTGTTCAACCTCTCTTACAGCTTACTCTTCCAGTAAGTAGGATTCCCTCCTAACTATGTTAAAAGAAGCATTCAGCTAAACAGTTTACACAGAAGTCAACCCTGTGGTCCTCTGTTTGTAAACACAGCGAGAAAAATGTAGAATGACCACATGAATGTTGGAAGGTCACCTTTCCGGTCGAACATTTTGGCAGAATCGAAACAAAGCTGTCTTTCTTTATGTGAATTATCATTAGTAAACAAAGGAGAgagtatactgtacatctggAATGTGAAATAGTATATGGTGGGAACGTTACCTGTGACCCAGTGACATCCATCATGAGGAGATGGTGGAAAAATACCAGTTGAAAGGGAATCGCTTGTGTGCTTTCAAACGGAAAAACTGTGTGGGCTGGTTATCTATCCATCAAGGCAAAGAAAAatatcagagagaggagagtccCGCACTTTCTCACGCTTTGTTTTTTCTCCGCAGGGTGGGGTACCTGACGCTGTTCGGAGGAGAacagaacaacaacagcacAGATCCCTCAAGAGTGTACGAGGAGTACAAGAAGTTTGATGGCTTCTTAACCAAAATGGCGAGAGGCACGCTAAAGCCAGGTACTGACGCCATCAACACCTCGTGATGTTACCTCCTGATATTCTTTATCAGAAGGTTCAGTCCGTTTATCTGATATCACTGTGACCAAAtgaatgacaaaaaaacatctgttgGTTATGATGATGCACATCAAGCTTAGATTTGGATCGTCAGCATTACAATCTATGAGTCAGGAGAAGGTGTGTTCTCACTGTTTACATTTGTCGCTAACGTGCTTTGACATCATCGATGGATGCTCCCCaagatttgttttgcagttgCCATGGCGAGTATCACTCACAGTTGCTTACATAGCGTCtaggaggttgttttttttaaactttgaggACTTTCCCTGTTTCATAATTCATCATCACAGTCCTCTACAGACTGTGATCTAACTTGTACCTCACTACATACACCTTATCCCCTCGAGGCCTCTGTTCCACCCAAACAACACAGGACAAGTCagactattacaatattattgtGCACCTCCTCCAGTCGCGCCTGTCATACATGGAATAATCATCCGCTCCCACCTTTTTACGCACAATGATATCTGTTTATGTATCTGCTCATTCACATTGAGCTcatatgtttatgttttgactgtgactcactcactcactctgtgCTGTTTATCTGTGTgacagaggagaagaggacAGCCCAGAGTGTTCGCCAGAGACTGTGGGAGCTACTGGCTCCGGCAGGTCTGACTGAGGACTCGGGGTCGAGCCCCTGGCTTCACGCCTACAGGCAGCTCCTGCAGGAGGAAGGGGCCGACGAGGAGACTCAGAAGAAAGCTCTACTGATGCAGCTCTGGGCCACACAGGTGAGTCAGATGGCACGAGAAACACGGCATGTGCAAAGCAAGAATTTCAGTTGGTTATCACCTCTAGAGATCAGGAACATCGTGTGTTCAGTCAGATGAACTTGATGCCACCGTGTCTCTGTGGTGGGaagtaaccaagtacatttactgaagAGTATGAGTATGAGTATTTAAATGTTtggctactttatacttctactcaaccacagttcagagggaaatatagcACAGCTTTGTAGATGGAGAATTtacctaaaactaaatataatacgcttataaaatacaacacattgtTAAATATTAAACCAAGAGAGCCAGTTTGAAGTGACTGTTAACATATTGTGTCAATCAAACAACTACAATGAGACACAAACtaccacagagatgcaaaacaccagagacacaaaacacgtACACAAAGATGCAGCTgcatttgtgtctctttctgtctggaTGTCTCGCTACTATaaatggtggggggggggtgccTTTTACATATCTGTGCCCAGGGGTCCATTGTCTCATAATTTGTCCATGTCTATGAGAGACATTTGCGCTTTAAACATCTGaaatggtttcatttaaataacagtTTGAGGTAGAAATATCTAATATTTCACAGTAACAGtaaagattagagaaaagtccaaaaaattaATAGAAATTTGTGAAGCACagattttgtgttttcttctttccGACCCCATTAATCATCTCTGGACCCCTCAGATACATCTTATGACCCTGGATTACACTACCTAACTGtataaaagtaattaaaattagctccacctcgaCCAGCTACAACAGTCAAATGCCACTTATACATTTGCAGCAGTATTAACACCCtaataatttaatatttcataatatatcagtcacagGGGCTATGTTTCTccataagtacttttacttttgatactttaagtacattttgttgatgatacttttacttaagtatggttttgaatgcaggacttggtggagtatttttactttgTAGTGTCGGTACCTTCCACCAGTGTGCAGTACTCTCATTTAGCACACGAGTGTGCTGTTCACTTCTGCTTTCACAGCGGTATGTGATAGAGGATTGTAAAGTGTCTTGAAGCTGCTCTTTAATGGTGTCTGACTTCAACAGGCTGAATATTGTTGTGactaaaataaaagaaatagcaACTTCATTGATATTTTTCTCCCTCACTATACAGTACATAGAGGTTATGGTGTTTCTACCTGCATCTCTTCCCATATTAAAGAAAAGTATTGTTATTTCTACATTTACAAAATCAAAAGTAGGTTATTGGTTATATTAGTTTTAGTCTTGACTTCTTCCTCACATATAATTGGACTTGGTATTGACTCACACAGTCTTGCCTAAAGCCCTGCTGGAGGGGTTTATTGCATCAATGGCGTTAATCAGATATTTACTTCAACATTTTGCCTTTCCCTGCAGCCTGCTGCTTACTCATCTGTCTTTGCACTTGTCACCATGGTTTATTTCCATTTGATTACGACTTCTGAATCACAAGTTTTAGTCGTCTGTgagtcacattttttatttccctaaaacttcagtgagagaaatcaacATGTACTTGCGTGACATACAGATGACGTGTAGGACAGTTTTTGCAGTCATAACAAACAGTATTGCATCAGTCAACTTTGTGTTATTGAGTTCAAACAGTGAAATATTTGTGTCTAAGGAAGCTTTCCCACACTCAGGTCTGTGATACATCTGCCAAAAGTAGTTTTAAAGTAAGCATTAATTACACTTTAGGGTCTATTTGCAGTGACTTAAGAGGCAATTCTGTTGGCATTTATTCACGGTATTAAATTTCCACATAGTGCACTATTTCATGTGTCTACTCCCGGGAGACAGCGCTGCTGTTTGCCGTAAAACTAAATATCTTCATAGCTT
This portion of the Sebastes fasciatus isolate fSebFas1 chromosome 1, fSebFas1.pri, whole genome shotgun sequence genome encodes:
- the LOC141767313 gene encoding prostacyclin synthase-like, which gives rise to MIWTVFLLVQAVLLYVILTHRSRSKNDPPLDKGVIPWLGHALEFGKDASKFLNRMKLKHGDIFTVRAAGRYVTVLLDPHSYDTVINDSDSLDFTRYAQVLMERIFNLRLPHHQPAKAKSMMKKHFQGMNLATVNSTMSRHLQASLKAEMPQNQKDWKEEGLFNLSYSLLFQVGYLTLFGGEQNNNSTDPSRVYEEYKKFDGFLTKMARGTLKPEEKRTAQSVRQRLWELLAPAGLTEDSGSSPWLHAYRQLLQEEGADEETQKKALLMQLWATQGNVGPAAFWLLGYLLTNPEALTAVRREFSEISPMETSETSLLDGPVNTPVFDSVLEETLRLTAAPFITREVVHQKTLLMADGQEYLLRKGDRVCLFPFNSPQMDPEIHHEPQKYKYNRFLNEDGSAKKDFYKGGRRLKYYTMPWGAGTNGCVGKQFAINTIRQFVYTLLTNYDLELCDPDAPMPEVNASRYGFGMLQPEGDLLVRYKPRNTH